In Gorilla gorilla gorilla isolate KB3781 chromosome 12, NHGRI_mGorGor1-v2.1_pri, whole genome shotgun sequence, the following are encoded in one genomic region:
- the LOC101123796 gene encoding CDGSH iron-sulfur domain-containing protein 1-like → MSLTSSSSIRVEWIAAFTIAAGGAATGYLAYKRFYDKDHQNKAMMNLHIQKDNPKIVHAFDMEDLEDKAVYCHCWRSKKFPFCDGSHTKHNEQTGDNVGPLIIKKKET, encoded by the coding sequence ATGAGTCTGACTTCCAGTTCCAGCATACGAGTTGAATGGATCGCAGCATTTACTATTGCTGCTGGGGGAGCTGCAACTGGTTATCTAGCTTataaaagattttatgacaaagatcATCAGAATAAAGCTATGATGAACCTTCACATCCAGAAAGACAACCCCAAGATAGTACATGCTTTTGACATGGAGGATTTGGAAGATAAAGCTGTGTACTGCCATTGCTGGAGGTCTAAAAAGTTCCCATTCTGTGACGGGTCTCACACAAAACACAACGAACAGACTGGAGACAACGTGGGACCTCTGatcatcaagaaaaaagaaacttaa